The following proteins are encoded in a genomic region of Nitrospira sp.:
- a CDS encoding type I restriction endonuclease subunit R — protein sequence MTTDTSEKGLETLIVRYMTGTDGLAVAPNMAAERLAPYGGTGYIAGSAQDYDRAHALDVPQLFAFLRATQPEAFKKLAMADSNDPKDINRLKFLARISAEIGKRGVIDVLRKGVEHGPVHFDLFYGTPSPGNAKAEALHALNRFSITRQLAYSMDETRRALDLGLFINGLPIATFELKNSLTKQTVADAVEQYKRDRDQRERLFEFGRCVVHFAVDDSEVQMCTELRGKGSWFLPFNKGYLDGAGNPPNPHGLKTDYLWKEILTPTGLTNILENYAQIVEEKDPRTGRKKKRQVWPRYHQLGVVRQALADVRAHGAGKRYLIQHSAGSGKSNSIAWLSHQLIGLKREDKEVFDSVIVVTDRRLLDDQIQTTIKQFMQVGATVGHAKDSGDLRKFIQEGKKIIVSTVQKFPHILDEIATEGSKRFAIVIDEAHSSQGGKTSAAMSQALGDAKGDEEEGTDPEDLVNEALAKRMAARKMLTNASYFAFTATPKNKTLEMFGEPLPPDAEGKVKHRPFHCYTMKQAIEERFILDVLKAYTPVDSYYKLVKKTEDDPEFDTKKAQKKLRRYVESHDHAIKLKAEIMVDHFHEQVMAAGKIGGQARAMVVTSGIERAIQYFHAFKAYLVERKSPYQAIVAFSGEHEYGGTKVSEASLNGFPSSEIASKIQTDPYRFLICADKFQTGYDEPLLHTMYVDKPLSGIKAVQTLSRLNRAHPQKHDCFVLDFQNNSEAITFAFQDYYRTTLLAEETDPNKLHDLKGALDAAQVYSPEQVKQVVTLFLGDAERDQLDPILDACVAVYVSKLDEDGQVGFKGKAKVFCRTYSFLSSVIPYSNPEWEKLSILLNLLVPKLPAPQEEDLAKGILDAIDMDSYRVEKKATMKIALADSDAEIEPVPTDAHGHKAEPELDRLSNILKTFNEQFGTLFTDTDRVAKRIRDDIAPKVAADAAYQNAKENTPHTARMAHDQALAKVMQHLLKDDTQVYKQFVENESFRRFIGDMVYGMTSQ from the coding sequence GTGACCACTGACACGAGCGAAAAGGGTCTCGAAACGCTCATCGTACGGTACATGACCGGCACGGACGGTCTCGCCGTAGCGCCGAACATGGCTGCTGAACGACTCGCGCCTTACGGCGGGACTGGCTATATCGCAGGCAGCGCGCAGGACTATGACCGCGCCCACGCGCTCGATGTGCCGCAGCTCTTCGCCTTCCTGCGCGCCACCCAGCCCGAGGCATTCAAGAAACTGGCGATGGCTGACTCCAACGATCCCAAGGACATCAACCGCCTCAAGTTTCTCGCCCGGATTTCCGCCGAGATTGGCAAGCGTGGCGTCATCGATGTACTGCGCAAAGGCGTGGAGCATGGGCCGGTGCACTTTGATCTGTTCTACGGCACGCCCTCACCGGGCAACGCCAAGGCTGAGGCGCTGCATGCGCTGAACCGCTTCTCGATCACACGGCAGCTCGCCTATAGCATGGACGAGACGCGTCGTGCGCTCGACTTGGGCCTGTTCATCAACGGCCTGCCAATTGCGACTTTCGAGCTGAAGAATAGCCTCACCAAGCAGACCGTTGCGGATGCCGTTGAACAGTACAAGCGCGACCGTGACCAACGCGAGCGGCTCTTTGAGTTTGGCCGCTGCGTGGTGCACTTTGCCGTGGACGACAGCGAAGTACAGATGTGCACTGAGCTTAGGGGGAAGGGCTCATGGTTCCTGCCCTTCAACAAGGGCTACCTTGACGGCGCGGGGAACCCACCCAATCCGCACGGCCTCAAAACCGATTACCTCTGGAAAGAGATCCTTACTCCAACAGGCCTAACCAACATCCTCGAGAACTACGCACAGATCGTCGAGGAGAAGGACCCGCGCACCGGCAGAAAAAAGAAAAGACAGGTATGGCCGCGCTACCATCAACTTGGTGTGGTGCGGCAGGCACTGGCCGATGTTCGTGCCCACGGGGCGGGTAAGCGCTACCTGATCCAGCATTCGGCGGGAAGCGGCAAGTCCAATTCCATTGCCTGGCTTTCGCACCAGCTTATCGGCCTGAAGCGCGAGGATAAGGAAGTCTTCGACTCGGTCATCGTCGTCACCGACCGGCGCCTGCTCGACGACCAGATCCAGACGACTATCAAGCAGTTCATGCAGGTGGGCGCGACGGTCGGCCATGCCAAGGATTCTGGTGATCTGCGTAAATTCATTCAGGAGGGGAAGAAGATCATCGTCTCGACGGTGCAGAAGTTCCCCCATATCCTCGACGAGATCGCCACCGAGGGTAGCAAGCGCTTCGCCATCGTCATTGACGAGGCGCACTCAAGCCAGGGCGGAAAGACCTCCGCAGCGATGAGCCAGGCGCTCGGCGATGCCAAGGGTGACGAAGAGGAGGGGACCGACCCGGAAGATCTCGTCAATGAGGCGCTCGCCAAGCGCATGGCAGCGCGCAAGATGCTGACCAACGCCAGCTACTTCGCCTTTACCGCCACCCCCAAGAACAAAACGTTGGAGATGTTCGGCGAGCCGCTGCCACCGGATGCCGAGGGCAAGGTCAAGCACCGGCCCTTCCACTGCTACACGATGAAGCAGGCCATTGAGGAGCGGTTTATTCTCGATGTGCTCAAGGCCTATACGCCGGTGGACAGCTACTACAAGCTCGTCAAGAAGACGGAGGACGATCCGGAGTTCGATACCAAGAAGGCACAGAAGAAACTTCGTCGCTATGTAGAGAGCCACGATCACGCGATCAAACTCAAGGCCGAGATCATGGTGGATCATTTCCACGAGCAGGTGATGGCGGCCGGGAAAATCGGCGGGCAAGCGCGAGCAATGGTCGTCACGAGTGGCATCGAGCGAGCCATTCAATACTTCCACGCGTTTAAGGCGTATCTGGTGGAACGCAAGAGTCCGTATCAGGCGATTGTCGCTTTCTCGGGCGAGCACGAGTACGGCGGAACCAAGGTGAGCGAGGCTTCGCTCAATGGGTTTCCGAGTAGTGAGATCGCGTCAAAGATTCAGACTGACCCGTATCGCTTCCTGATCTGCGCCGACAAGTTCCAGACTGGCTATGACGAGCCGTTGCTGCACACGATGTACGTGGACAAGCCGCTTTCGGGCATCAAAGCCGTGCAGACCTTGTCGAGACTCAACCGCGCGCACCCGCAAAAGCACGACTGCTTCGTGCTCGACTTCCAGAACAATAGCGAGGCGATCACCTTTGCTTTCCAGGACTACTACCGCACCACGCTGCTTGCTGAGGAGACTGATCCCAACAAGCTGCACGACCTGAAGGGTGCGCTGGATGCGGCCCAGGTCTATTCACCGGAGCAGGTAAAGCAAGTGGTGACGTTGTTCCTGGGTGATGCCGAGCGCGACCAACTCGATCCGATCCTTGATGCATGCGTGGCCGTTTATGTGAGTAAACTCGACGAGGACGGCCAGGTTGGCTTTAAAGGTAAGGCCAAGGTGTTCTGCCGCACGTACAGCTTCCTTTCGTCGGTCATTCCCTACAGCAATCCGGAATGGGAGAAGCTCTCGATCCTACTCAATCTGCTGGTGCCCAAGTTGCCCGCGCCGCAGGAAGAGGATCTCGCCAAAGGCATTCTCGATGCCATCGACATGGACAGCTACCGCGTAGAGAAGAAGGCGACGATGAAGATTGCCTTAGCGGATAGTGATGCAGAGATTGAACCGGTCCCGACGGACGCTCACGGGCACAAGGCCGAGCCTGAACTTGACCGTTTGAGCAACATCCTCAAGACGTTTAATGAGCAGTTCGGTACGCTGTTCACCGATACCGACCGGGTCGCGAAGCGTATCCGCGACGACATCGCTCCCAAGGTCGCTGCCGATGCGGCCTACCAGAATGCAAAAGAGAACACGCCGCACACCGCGCGTATGGCCCATGATCAGGCGCTGGCCAAGGTCATGCAGCACCTCTTGAAGGACGACACGCAGGTCTACAAGCAGTTCGTAGAGAACGAGTCCTTCCGCCGTTTCATCGGTGACATGGTCTATGGGATGACGAGTCAGTAA
- a CDS encoding ATP-binding protein, whose product MSTDRPAGYLVSLVRELCKLSHETEWLEFKVDDAEPNEIGELLSALSNSAALVGKASAYLVWGVADGDHAIVGTRFNPRAAKVGNEELESWLLKLLTPKIHFRFYEVTVDGRSIVLLEIERAFRHPVQFQGQEFIRVGSYKKRLKDFPERERALWRIFDCMPFEKGIAAEHIPADEVLQLLDYPAYFHLLKLPLPENRDGILKALADDSLVCPCDAGGWNITNLGAILFAKGLEDFHSLRRKAIRVIQYRGASRVETLKEHVGIKGYASDFEGLIGFINGVLPSNEVIEQALRRTVPRFPELAVRELVANALIHQDFFATGVGPMVEMFEDRIEITNPGAPLVDTQRFVDTPPKSRNEVLASLMRRIGICEERGSGWDKVVFQTELYQLPAPLAEVTGDHTRVVLFAPRPLSQMDKADRVRAVYLHACLRFVNREYLTNTSVRERFGIEPQNLAVASRLIREAVDAGVIVAYDADAAPKLMRYIPVWAGPDRNRVT is encoded by the coding sequence GTGAGTACGGACCGGCCTGCTGGCTATCTGGTGAGTCTTGTGCGTGAGCTGTGTAAATTGTCGCACGAGACCGAGTGGCTAGAGTTCAAAGTAGACGATGCAGAGCCGAATGAGATCGGCGAATTACTGTCAGCCTTGAGTAATTCGGCGGCGCTTGTAGGGAAAGCGTCTGCCTATCTGGTGTGGGGTGTGGCAGATGGGGATCACGCCATCGTTGGCACGCGGTTCAATCCTCGTGCGGCAAAAGTCGGCAACGAGGAGCTGGAAAGCTGGCTCTTGAAGCTGCTGACACCCAAAATCCACTTTCGCTTTTACGAGGTGACGGTGGATGGGCGATCGATTGTGCTGCTGGAAATTGAACGAGCCTTTCGGCATCCCGTGCAGTTCCAGGGACAAGAGTTTATCCGGGTGGGGTCATACAAGAAACGGCTCAAGGACTTCCCTGAACGGGAACGTGCCCTCTGGCGTATATTCGATTGCATGCCGTTTGAGAAGGGGATTGCTGCCGAACACATTCCCGCTGACGAGGTGTTGCAGCTCCTTGATTACCCGGCCTACTTCCACTTGCTCAAGCTTCCGTTGCCGGAGAATCGAGATGGCATCCTCAAGGCGTTAGCCGACGATAGCCTGGTTTGCCCGTGCGATGCCGGTGGTTGGAATATCACCAATCTCGGAGCCATCCTCTTTGCCAAGGGACTGGAAGATTTTCATTCGCTCCGGCGTAAGGCGATTCGGGTAATCCAGTACCGAGGCGCAAGTCGCGTTGAGACACTGAAAGAGCACGTCGGAATCAAAGGTTATGCCTCTGATTTTGAAGGGCTGATCGGGTTTATCAACGGCGTCCTTCCCTCAAATGAGGTGATTGAACAAGCACTGCGCAGGACGGTACCGAGGTTTCCGGAGCTTGCGGTCCGTGAGTTGGTGGCGAATGCCCTCATCCATCAGGACTTCTTTGCTACCGGCGTAGGTCCGATGGTGGAGATGTTCGAGGATCGTATTGAAATCACGAACCCGGGTGCGCCGCTGGTTGATACGCAGCGCTTTGTTGATACTCCACCTAAGTCACGCAATGAGGTGCTGGCTTCGCTGATGCGACGTATCGGCATTTGTGAGGAGCGTGGAAGCGGCTGGGATAAGGTGGTCTTTCAAACGGAACTGTATCAACTGCCCGCTCCATTGGCTGAAGTTACTGGGGACCATACGCGTGTCGTGCTGTTTGCGCCGCGCCCACTTTCGCAAATGGACAAGGCGGATCGGGTGCGCGCTGTTTATCTTCATGCGTGTCTTCGTTTTGTGAACCGGGAGTATTTGACCAACACTTCGGTGCGCGAGCGGTTTGGGATTGAACCGCAGAATCTCGCTGTGGCTTCACGGCTCATCCGAGAGGCGGTCGATGCGGGAGTGATCGTCGCCTATGATGCGGATGCGGCTCCTAAACTCATGCGCTATATACCGGTTTGGGCCGGACCGGACCGAAATCGTGTTACTTGA
- a CDS encoding restriction endonuclease subunit S, with amino-acid sequence MIANLKPYSEYKESGSKWLGVVPAKWEVRNLRSLISKRAERNRADLPLLSVAREKGVFVRSLTDVDENHNVIPDDLSNYKVARAGNLVINKMKAWQGSMGIAPCDGIVSPAYYVFDFRIANHAFGQRLLRSKPYVAHFGQASDGVRVGQWDLSIPGMREIPVLVPSPEEQTAIVRFLDWANGRLERAILAKRKVIALLNEQKQAIIHRAVTRGLDPSAPLKPSGIPWLGDIPQHWEVRRLKSLCRFVTSGSRGWARYYADDGFVFLRIGNISTTSIDLRLKHISYVTPPTGAEGERTRARPNDLLLSITAQIGAVGVVSDGLGEAYVNQHTALIRLRPERSVPRWVAYGLLSQFGKDQCRLKTNGGTKVGLTLDDVRCLYVLLPPMDDQVRLVAGIETETRALHSAISRLEREIELLREYRTRLVADVVTGKLDVQEAAARLPEESDDLESLVEGAEEIEETALDAASEEAET; translated from the coding sequence ATGATCGCTAACCTCAAGCCGTATTCGGAATACAAGGAGTCGGGATCAAAGTGGCTTGGCGTTGTCCCGGCGAAGTGGGAGGTGAGAAACCTCCGTTCGCTCATCTCGAAGCGAGCAGAACGCAATCGGGCCGACTTACCGCTGTTGTCGGTTGCTCGGGAGAAAGGTGTGTTTGTTCGCTCACTCACGGATGTAGATGAGAATCACAATGTTATCCCTGACGACCTGAGCAACTACAAGGTGGCTCGTGCCGGCAATCTCGTGATCAACAAGATGAAGGCGTGGCAGGGCTCAATGGGGATCGCACCATGCGATGGCATCGTCAGCCCAGCCTACTATGTCTTCGACTTCCGTATCGCCAACCACGCTTTTGGTCAGAGGTTGCTTCGCAGCAAACCCTACGTCGCACACTTTGGACAGGCTTCCGATGGTGTGCGTGTCGGTCAGTGGGATTTGTCTATCCCTGGGATGCGAGAGATTCCCGTGCTCGTCCCCTCGCCCGAAGAGCAGACGGCGATTGTGCGGTTTCTGGACTGGGCGAACGGGCGGCTGGAGCGAGCGATCTTGGCGAAGCGGAAGGTGATCGCGCTGCTCAACGAGCAGAAGCAGGCCATCATCCATCGCGCCGTCACCCGCGGCCTCGACCCCTCCGCCCCCCTCAAGCCCTCCGGCATCCCCTGGCTCGGCGACATTCCGCAGCATTGGGAGGTGCGGAGGCTCAAGTCCCTTTGTCGGTTCGTTACGAGTGGCTCCCGTGGATGGGCTCGCTATTATGCAGACGATGGGTTCGTCTTCCTGCGAATTGGGAACATCTCGACTACCTCGATCGACCTGCGACTGAAGCACATCAGCTACGTGACACCGCCCACTGGAGCGGAGGGAGAGAGAACACGAGCGAGGCCTAATGACCTGCTGCTTTCTATCACCGCCCAGATTGGGGCGGTGGGAGTTGTTTCGGATGGTCTTGGCGAGGCGTACGTTAACCAGCACACCGCGTTGATTCGGCTACGGCCGGAGCGGTCCGTTCCGCGATGGGTCGCGTATGGGCTTCTCTCGCAGTTTGGAAAGGACCAATGCCGACTGAAGACGAACGGTGGAACGAAGGTCGGTCTCACCCTCGATGATGTGCGATGCCTGTATGTGCTTCTGCCACCGATGGATGATCAGGTGAGGCTGGTCGCCGGTATCGAGACCGAGACACGTGCACTGCACTCCGCTATCTCTCGTCTCGAACGGGAGATCGAACTCCTTCGTGAATATCGCACCCGCCTCGTTGCTGATGTGGTAACCGGCAAGCTCGATGTGCAAGAGGCGGCGGCGCGGTTGCCTGAAGAATCGGATGACCTAGAATCTCTTGTTGAAGGTGCCGAAGAGATTGAAGAGACGGCCCTCGACGCAGCGTCCGAGGAGGCTGAGACGTGA
- a CDS encoding DUF262 domain-containing protein, whose translation MSTQRYSVTPHPIETLLTWVKSGEIAIPEIQRPFVWEPTKVRNLLDSLYQGYPVGYLIAWRNPTVKLKDGTSSAGKRILIDGQQRVTALMAGLLGREVLTKDYETVRIRIAFHPQTEKFEVANPAIRKDVAWIEDVAAVFAPEADLIELTEDYVAKNPTADRKQVGKVLQRLGKIINNHVGLIELAEDLDIETVTEIFIRVNSAGAELSQADFAMSKIAANETYGGNMLRKAIDYFCHLAVAPDFLGRIEKGDKAFAASEFFQQMRWLKDVNDDIYDPTYTDMLRVAFTAEFGRGKLADLVALLSGRNFETRQYEDAIAEASFARLKQGILRFINKTHFDRFTMILRSAGFVTSDLFGGQNAVNFAYILYLRGRADGLPAADLERLVGRWYVMSILRGRYSGSPETAFDVDIRQVEARGLVAYANSVIETELPASFWTGMLPQLMDTSSGQSPYFLAYKAAQAKLGDKGFLSRDITVQALLMNRSDVHHIYPRNYLKKQGLSKGRYNQIANFVLAQSEINIAISDTPPDQYFRELVKQCEGGKKKYGGITEGKDLRANLDMHCIPTSMLEDKIPVYDNFLEERRKLMAQKIKTWFEAL comes from the coding sequence ATGTCCACACAACGCTATTCGGTCACGCCCCATCCCATTGAGACACTGCTCACATGGGTCAAGTCTGGCGAGATTGCAATCCCTGAAATTCAGCGTCCGTTCGTGTGGGAGCCGACGAAGGTGCGTAATTTGCTCGACTCACTGTATCAAGGATATCCCGTTGGCTACCTGATCGCGTGGCGAAACCCTACGGTTAAGCTCAAGGACGGCACCTCATCGGCAGGCAAGCGCATTCTTATCGATGGACAACAGCGAGTCACAGCACTTATGGCGGGTTTGCTCGGGCGGGAAGTGTTGACCAAAGACTATGAAACCGTCCGCATCCGGATCGCCTTTCATCCGCAAACTGAGAAGTTCGAGGTTGCGAATCCTGCCATTCGCAAAGACGTTGCTTGGATCGAGGATGTCGCTGCGGTGTTCGCACCAGAAGCCGACTTAATTGAGCTGACGGAAGACTATGTTGCGAAGAACCCTACTGCCGACCGCAAACAGGTGGGCAAGGTGCTCCAACGGCTCGGCAAGATTATCAATAATCATGTCGGCTTGATCGAACTCGCCGAAGACCTCGACATCGAAACCGTCACTGAGATTTTCATCCGCGTGAACTCCGCCGGAGCCGAGTTATCGCAGGCCGATTTTGCCATGTCGAAGATCGCCGCCAACGAGACGTACGGCGGTAACATGCTGCGCAAGGCGATCGACTATTTCTGCCATCTTGCTGTTGCGCCGGATTTCCTCGGACGTATTGAAAAGGGTGACAAAGCGTTCGCGGCCTCCGAGTTCTTCCAGCAGATGCGGTGGCTCAAAGATGTGAACGACGACATTTACGACCCCACCTATACTGACATGCTACGTGTGGCGTTCACCGCGGAGTTCGGACGCGGAAAGCTAGCGGACCTCGTGGCGCTCCTTTCAGGGCGCAACTTCGAGACCCGGCAGTATGAGGACGCGATTGCCGAGGCATCGTTCGCGCGGCTCAAGCAGGGGATTTTGCGCTTCATCAACAAAACGCATTTTGACCGTTTTACGATGATCCTGCGTTCAGCTGGCTTTGTCACGAGCGATCTGTTCGGCGGGCAGAACGCCGTCAATTTTGCCTACATTCTTTATCTTCGCGGCCGGGCTGATGGCTTGCCCGCTGCCGATTTAGAAAGATTGGTAGGCCGGTGGTATGTGATGTCCATCCTGCGCGGACGCTACAGCGGCAGTCCAGAGACGGCCTTCGATGTCGATATCCGTCAGGTCGAGGCACGCGGCTTGGTTGCCTATGCCAATTCTGTTATCGAAACGGAACTGCCTGCGAGCTTTTGGACTGGCATGCTGCCGCAACTCATGGATACCTCTTCCGGCCAGAGTCCTTACTTTCTTGCTTATAAGGCGGCGCAAGCCAAACTGGGCGACAAGGGATTCCTGTCGCGTGACATCACGGTACAGGCCCTTCTGATGAACCGCAGTGATGTGCACCATATTTATCCGCGCAATTATCTCAAGAAGCAGGGTCTCTCGAAGGGGCGATACAACCAGATCGCGAACTTCGTGTTGGCGCAGAGCGAGATCAACATTGCCATTAGCGACACCCCTCCAGACCAGTACTTTCGGGAACTAGTCAAGCAGTGCGAGGGTGGGAAAAAGAAGTATGGCGGGATTACCGAAGGGAAAGATCTTCGTGCGAATCTCGATATGCACTGTATTCCGACGTCAATGCTTGAGGATAAGATTCCTGTCTATGACAACTTCCTGGAGGAGCGTCGCAAGCTGATGGCGCAAAAAATTAAAACCTGGTTCGAGGCACTCTGA
- a CDS encoding class I SAM-dependent DNA methyltransferase: MDQATHNKIVSFIWGIADDVLRDLFKRGKYPDVILPMCVIRRMDAVLEPTKQKVLDTKKMLDKARITEQRAALCEAAGQAFYNTSKFTLRDLKSRGNQQQLLADFEDYLNGFSQNVQDILENFKFHNQLKTLSKGDALATLINKFLDPDIDLSPAGIDNHAMGTVFEELVLKFNEDNNEEAGQHWTPRDAVHLMANLVFLPIENQLKSGTYLLYDCACGTGGMLTVGEETLTAIGKKRKQQITCLLYGQEINPETYAVCKADMLLKGEGESADHIFGGAEWSTLSHDAFQAQEFDFMLSNPPYGKSWKKDLEAMGGKDGMRDPRFKVMHKGEELSLVTRSSDGQMLFLANMASKMNAKSALGSRIAEVHNGSSLFTGDAGQGESNIRRWIIENDWLEAIVALPLNLFYNTGIATYIWVLSNKKPAHRKGQVHLIDATQWFKPLRKNLGKKNCELSAEDIERISRTFLDFKETPESKIFPNAAFGYWKVTVERPLRLHSQLTLKAIETLRFAAGDEDLRATLYEEFGDSLFTKFSKISTKLEKRLAEWGSDEEDGDDEEGGGTKKGLPEKKKKKLLDSKTWERDGRLVEVATKLREALGDQLFEDHNVFRDRVEAALKKADIKLAAADLKQIFKAVSWRVETAPPVVAKVHKAGKAKADPLHGLFDATVDGKPAIVEYEPDSDLRDTEQVPLLEDGGIEAFIRREVLPYTSDAWIKEDATKIGYEVSFTRHFYKPQPLRTLEEIQADILALEKETEGLLSEIIGK; this comes from the coding sequence GTGGACCAAGCAACTCATAACAAGATCGTCTCGTTTATCTGGGGTATCGCCGATGATGTCCTCCGCGATTTGTTCAAGCGGGGCAAGTACCCGGACGTGATCTTGCCGATGTGCGTCATCCGGCGCATGGACGCGGTGCTCGAGCCGACCAAGCAAAAGGTGCTGGACACCAAGAAGATGCTTGATAAGGCACGCATCACCGAGCAGCGTGCGGCGCTCTGCGAGGCTGCTGGCCAGGCTTTTTACAACACATCGAAGTTCACTCTGCGCGATCTCAAGTCCCGAGGAAACCAGCAGCAGCTACTCGCGGACTTCGAGGACTATCTTAACGGCTTCTCGCAAAACGTTCAGGACATCCTCGAGAATTTCAAGTTTCACAATCAGCTGAAAACGCTGTCTAAAGGTGATGCTCTAGCCACGCTCATCAACAAGTTCCTCGATCCCGACATCGATCTCTCCCCGGCCGGTATCGACAACCATGCGATGGGCACGGTATTCGAGGAGTTGGTCCTCAAGTTCAATGAAGACAACAACGAGGAAGCTGGACAGCACTGGACTCCGCGTGATGCTGTGCATTTGATGGCAAACCTCGTGTTCCTGCCGATCGAGAACCAGCTTAAGTCTGGCACGTATCTGCTTTACGACTGCGCCTGTGGCACCGGCGGCATGCTCACCGTGGGGGAAGAGACGCTCACGGCAATCGGCAAGAAGCGCAAGCAGCAGATCACCTGTTTGCTCTATGGGCAGGAGATCAATCCCGAGACATACGCTGTCTGCAAGGCGGATATGCTTCTCAAAGGCGAGGGTGAGAGTGCCGACCACATCTTCGGCGGCGCGGAATGGTCCACGCTTTCGCACGACGCATTCCAGGCGCAGGAGTTCGACTTCATGCTCTCCAATCCGCCCTATGGCAAGAGCTGGAAGAAGGATCTCGAAGCGATGGGCGGTAAGGACGGCATGCGTGACCCTCGCTTCAAAGTGATGCACAAGGGCGAGGAGCTGTCGCTCGTCACACGCTCTAGCGACGGCCAGATGCTCTTTCTGGCCAACATGGCGTCAAAGATGAATGCCAAGTCCGCGCTCGGCAGCCGCATTGCCGAAGTTCACAACGGCTCGTCGCTCTTCACAGGCGATGCCGGCCAGGGCGAGAGCAACATCCGCCGCTGGATCATCGAAAACGATTGGCTCGAAGCCATCGTCGCGCTGCCGCTCAATCTCTTCTACAATACCGGCATAGCCACTTACATCTGGGTGCTGTCGAACAAAAAGCCTGCCCATCGAAAGGGACAGGTGCACCTTATCGACGCGACTCAGTGGTTCAAGCCGCTGCGCAAGAACCTCGGCAAGAAGAACTGCGAACTCTCGGCCGAGGACATCGAGCGCATTAGCCGCACTTTCCTCGACTTCAAGGAGACGCCAGAGTCGAAGATCTTCCCCAACGCCGCCTTCGGCTACTGGAAGGTCACCGTCGAGCGCCCGCTTCGTCTGCACAGCCAGCTCACGCTCAAGGCCATCGAGACGCTGAGATTTGCAGCCGGCGATGAAGATCTCCGTGCCACACTCTACGAGGAGTTCGGCGACTCTCTCTTCACAAAATTCTCTAAAATCTCGACAAAGCTGGAGAAGCGTCTGGCCGAGTGGGGCAGCGACGAGGAAGATGGTGATGATGAAGAGGGCGGCGGAACGAAGAAGGGGCTGCCCGAGAAGAAGAAAAAGAAACTGCTCGATTCCAAAACCTGGGAGCGCGATGGCCGCCTGGTCGAAGTCGCCACGAAGCTACGCGAGGCGTTGGGCGATCAGCTCTTTGAGGACCACAACGTCTTCCGCGACCGTGTCGAGGCTGCGCTCAAGAAGGCCGACATTAAACTCGCCGCCGCCGACCTCAAGCAGATCTTCAAGGCCGTGAGTTGGCGCGTCGAAACCGCGCCTCCCGTCGTCGCCAAAGTCCACAAGGCAGGCAAGGCCAAAGCTGATCCGCTTCACGGTCTGTTCGATGCCACGGTGGACGGCAAGCCCGCCATTGTCGAATACGAGCCCGACTCCGATCTGCGCGATACCGAGCAGGTGCCGCTCTTAGAGGACGGCGGCATTGAAGCCTTTATCCGACGCGAGGTGCTGCCCTATACGTCCGATGCCTGGATCAAGGAGGACGCCACCAAGATCGGCTACGAGGTTAGCTTTACGCGGCACTTTTACAAGCCGCAGCCACTGCGCACGCTAGAAGAAATTCAAGCTGACATCCTCGCGCTGGAAAAGGAAACAGAAGGACTACTTTCTGAGATCATTGGCAAATGA
- a CDS encoding helix-turn-helix domain-containing protein yields MKRTLLSVKELAQELGISPDSVYRAYRSGEIPGAQIARTIRFNLAQVCRAMEKRAKAMPNSHCTKRATGGVSRRRGATSPRTVKRGRNFQDTPRRNQ; encoded by the coding sequence ATGAAGCGCACGTTGTTATCCGTCAAGGAGCTGGCTCAGGAGTTGGGCATCAGTCCGGACTCGGTGTACCGCGCCTATCGGTCGGGAGAAATCCCGGGGGCACAAATCGCTCGGACGATCCGCTTCAACTTGGCGCAGGTCTGTCGGGCTATGGAGAAGCGGGCCAAGGCTATGCCGAACAGTCACTGTACGAAGCGCGCGACCGGCGGCGTGAGCCGACGGCGCGGCGCGACCAGCCCCCGTACAGTAAAACGGGGGCGGAATTTCCAAGATACCCCGAGGAGGAATCAATGA